The following is a genomic window from SAR86 cluster bacterium.
TTATTATGAGATTTCTGAAAATTTAAAAGTAATTTTATTATTAATTTTTATGGTAGCTGGAATATATTTCATGAAAAATTTAATGCTTACTATATTCTCAAAGTTACTTTTAGGTATAAGATCTAAAACTTTTTTATCGCTTCTTTTTTGTGCTTCAGCAGCTGTTTTATCGGCGTTTTTAGATGCCTTAACAGTAACCGCTGTTTTGATTGGAGTTATGATAGGTTTCTATAGAATTTATCATGCGGTTATTTCAGGTAATGACTTTAGAAATCAGGATCATGACTTTAAAGATAATTCTCAAATTGACACCCTAAAAGAAAGTGAACTTGAGGACTTTAAAGGTTTTCTTAGAGATCTTGTTATGCATGGTGCTGTAGGAACTGCTCTAGGTGGCGTATGTACGACTGTAGGTGAACCACAAAATTTAGTAATAGCAGGTAAGGCTGGCTGGGATTTTATGGAATTTTTCCTTCAGATGGCTCCTATTACAATGCCTATTTTGTTTACTGGATTAGTTACATGTGTATTGCTTGAAAAGTTTTCTGTTGCTGGTTTTGGTAATAAATTACCATCAAATGTTAGAGAAGTATTTAATGATTACTCTAATTATAGAAATGAAAATATAACAACAAACGATAAAGCTGTATTACTTATTGAATCAATTGTATTAATTTTTTTAGTTCTTGCTCTAGCATTTAGTATTGCTGCAGTGGGTTTAATAGGCTTAACCGTAATGGTTTTATTAACTGCTTTTAAAGGAGTCACAAAAGAACACGATTTAGGTGAGGCATTTCATGAAGCACTTCCCTTCACAGCCTTATTAGCTGTTTTCTTCGCAGTCGTAAGTGTGATTTATGATCAAAAACTTTTCGATCCAGTTATTAACTATGTTTTATTACAAGATCCTTCTGTTCAGCCTTCTTTATTTTATATTGCAAATGGTTTCTTATCTGCTGTAAGTGATAATGTTTTTGTTGCGACTATCTATATTAAACAGGTTGCTTTAACAATTCCTGCTGGTACAGATCAATTTAATAATCTGGCTATAGCAATTAATGTTGGTACAAATATACCAAGCATTGCAACCCCCAATGGACAAGCTGCATTTTTATTTCTTTTAACATCATCCCTTGCTCCTTTAATAAATTTATCTTATTTAAGAATGGTATATATGGCACTTCCTTATACTATTATTCTATCTATTGTTGGTTATATAGCTATATATACCCTTCTTTAATGCTCAGAGACTTAAACCACAAATTATGTATTGCTCCAATGATGCAATATACAGATATGCACGATAGATATTTATTAAGACTAATATCAGAAAAAGTGTTTCTTTATACAGAAATGATTGCAACTGGTTCTTTGATTTATGGTAAGTGCTTTGATCAGCTTGAATTTAATAATGAAGAACATCCTGTTGGTGTTCAACTTGGTGGTTCTAATATAAATGATCTTGTAGAGTGTTCTAAAAAATGTGAGCAATATGGTTATGACGAAATAAATCTAAACGTAGGTTGTCCATCAGATAGAGTACAAAAAGGTAAATTTGGTGCCTGTCTTATGTTAGAGCCTGAACTAGTAAAAGACTGTTTAGGTCATATGAAAAATGCAGTAAAGATACCTGTTTCAATTAAATGTAGATTAGGTATAGACAAAAATGAATCATATAATTTTCTTTACAATTTTATTTCTATTGTTAAAGAATCTGGTGTGAAGATTTTTATAATTCATGCAAGAAATGGAATTTTGAAGGGTTTAAGTCCAAGACAAAATAGAAATATACCACCACTTAAATATGACTATGTTTATAAGTTAAAAAGAGATTTTCCAGAACTTAAAATTATTATTAATGGAGGTATCAAAACCATTGAAAATACGATAGAACATCTTCGCAATGTAGATGGAGTAATGATCGGTAGAGCAGCATATGACAACCCTTTTATGCTTAGCGAAATTGATTCAAATATTTATGGCGATCATAAAAAAACTGTTTCAAAAATTGATATTTTTAATAAATATATGGATTATGTTGAAAAAAAACAAAGTGAAGGACATGAATTATCAAGGATGTTAAAACATATATTTGGTTTATCGAGGGGTAATAAAAACGCAAAACTATATAGATTAAAAATTATTGAAATAATGCAAAATAAAGATTTAAAAAATAACAGATCTGAACTTCAAAAATTATTAGTCAATTAAAAAATCATCCATATCATCAATAAATGTATCTTCTACATCAACTCCATCCTTGATTTCAAAATACAAAGACTGAACATAAGCATCTTTTACAAAGTTATACTTGTCACCTGATAATAATGATTCAATGCCAATTAAACGCTCTCTAGTCTCTATTGCATCAATCCCTCTTAAAGTAATGTTCACATCAGTATCTGTCATATGGAATGTTACTGATAAAATAGAAGAAACTGGTTTTGTTAAAGTGTCTCGTAATGTTGATGGGCCAAAAAAAGGCAACATTATATATGGTCCCGATTCAACACCCCAGACTGCCAATGTTTGACCAAAATCTTCATCATGTCTATCAAGTCCAATTTTGGTTGCAACATCAATAAAACCAGCTAATCCAATAGTTGAATTAATTATAAATCTAGAAAAGTCGTTAAAAAAAAATTTAACTTTTCCTTGTAGTAATTGATTTATTGAGGTGTCTATTTCTTCGAGATTATTAAAAAAATTCGTCACACCCTTTTTAATGGGTTTTGGTGTTTTTGAATATACTTCAGCCAAAGGTTTTGCAATTTTATCATCAAGTTTTTCATTAAAATCAAACGTTTTTTCTATTTAATTCTTCGAATGGATCGTTAATATCATCAGAAAATAAATTTCCACCAAACATTAAAAATAATAAAAATATTATTCGCATACTTTCATTATACTATCCAATAATTTTCATTGTTACATCATCAAATAAATGTAGAGCATTTTCTATTTTTAGATTATATAAATCATCACTAAAGTCTATCTGACCTAATTTCTTAAATTCTAAAGACTCTTCGTCATTCAATGGACCCTTATAATTAGAAATATTATTTTCAACATATCCTAATATATTTGTATTTAGCTTTTTCAGCATAGAGATAGTTTTTTTTAAGTCATAGTAAGATAATTTATTTTTTGATGTTATCAATATTGTCTCCAAGTGATCAATTTCACTCGCTATTGTCAGATACGAATCTCCTGTACCAGGAGGCATATCAATAATTAAATAATCTAAATCTCCCCAATCTGTCTCTGTTAATAATTTTCTTATAGCAGAACTTAACATTGGTCCGCGCCATGTTGCTGCAATATCCTGATCAACAATATATCCCATTGAATTTATTAATAGGCCATTAATATTTATTGGTAAGATTTTTTTTGAATCCTTAGAAAATTCTAATTTTTTATTTAGTGTATTAAAAATAATATGTTGATTTGGTCCATAAATATCTGCATCTAAAATGCCGACTTTATATTTCTTTAATAAATTGAGGGCTAAGCCAGCTGAAAATGTACTCTTACCTACACCACCTTTGGTTGCAGCTATAGCTATTATTTTTTTTATGCTCATATATATTCTTATTTTTCACATATAATACAGATAATATATGAACACTCCTACAGTTAAATCTAGAAATATTTTAATTACACAAGCGCTACCGTATGCGAATGCGCCTTTGCATCTTGGACATATGTTGGAAGCTGTTCAGACAGACATATGGTCCAGATTTCAAAACTTTAACGGTAACAAATGCTACTTTTTTTGTGCTGATGATACACATGGTACTCCAGTAATGCTAAAAGCAAACGAACTTGGTATAAAACCTGAAGAATTAATAGCTGATGTCCTAGAAGATCATAAAAGCACTTATGATCTTTATAGTATAAATTTTAATAATTATTACACTACTCACAGTGATGAAAATAAACAATTTTCAGAACAAATATATGAAAGCGCTAAAAAGAATAATTTAATATCTAAATCAAGTGTTGAACAGTACTTTGATGAAAAAGAAGAAATGTTTCTTTCTGATAGGTTTATTAAGGGAACTTGTCCAAAATGTGGTGCTGAAGATCAACATGGCGATAATTGTGGTGTTTGTGGAGCTTCATATGACATTCTTGATTTGAAGAATCCAATTTCTATAATTTCAAACTCTGTTCCTGTAAGAAAAAAAAGTGATCATATTTTTTTTGATTTACCTCAAAAAAAAGAAATGCTTAAAGAGTTTATTAAAAATGTTGAATTACAAACATCAATTAAAAACAAGCTAAATGAGTGGCTTGATGATGATTTAAAAAAATGGGATATATCAAGGGATGCGCCATATTTTGGTTTTAAAATACCAGATGAAATAGATAAATATTTTTATGTTTGGCTTGATGCACCAATTGGATATTTAGCATCCATTTTGAATTGGGCTGATAATAATAATTTAAAAATGGTTGATTTATGGTCTGAAAAATCAAATTACGAGATTTATCATTTTATAGGTAAAGATATTGCTTATTTTCATGGTCTTTTTTGGCCTGCTTTGTTAAGTTCTGGAGGTTATAAATTACCTAATGGAATAAATGTCCATGGTTTTTTAACCATTAATGGTGAAAAAATGTCCAAGTCTAAAGGAACAGGTATTTTGGCAAAGGATTTTGCTAATATTACAAATCCAGAAACATTAAGATACTATTTTGCGGCAAAGTTAAATAACAAAGTTGAGGATATTGATCTAAATTTTGATGATTATACTCAGAGAATAAATTCAGATCTAGTTGGTAAATATTTAAATATCGCTTCCCGGTCAGCTTCTTTTATAAAGAAAAATGATAATGTAGTCTCTGAAAATATTAATCAAAAAATCATAGATAATTTATTGCTGATGAAAGAAGATATTTTAGATCTGTATGAATCAAAACAGTATTCAAAACTAGTTAGAATAATTATGGAATTAGCTGATAATGTAAATAAATATATAAACG
Proteins encoded in this region:
- the nhaB gene encoding sodium/proton antiporter NhaB; this translates as MLSEIQKLFLGDAPDWYKSTIIGFLIFNPILLIILNNLMPGNSGFILGWIILLQFIFTLAMALKCYPLQPGGLLAIEAVILGLTSTETIYYEISENLKVILLLIFMVAGIYFMKNLMLTIFSKLLLGIRSKTFLSLLFCASAAVLSAFLDALTVTAVLIGVMIGFYRIYHAVISGNDFRNQDHDFKDNSQIDTLKESELEDFKGFLRDLVMHGAVGTALGGVCTTVGEPQNLVIAGKAGWDFMEFFLQMAPITMPILFTGLVTCVLLEKFSVAGFGNKLPSNVREVFNDYSNYRNENITTNDKAVLLIESIVLIFLVLALAFSIAAVGLIGLTVMVLLTAFKGVTKEHDLGEAFHEALPFTALLAVFFAVVSVIYDQKLFDPVINYVLLQDPSVQPSLFYIANGFLSAVSDNVFVATIYIKQVALTIPAGTDQFNNLAIAINVGTNIPSIATPNGQAAFLFLLTSSLAPLINLSYLRMVYMALPYTIILSIVGYIAIYTLL
- the dusA gene encoding tRNA dihydrouridine(20/20a) synthase DusA, whose amino-acid sequence is MLRDLNHKLCIAPMMQYTDMHDRYLLRLISEKVFLYTEMIATGSLIYGKCFDQLEFNNEEHPVGVQLGGSNINDLVECSKKCEQYGYDEINLNVGCPSDRVQKGKFGACLMLEPELVKDCLGHMKNAVKIPVSIKCRLGIDKNESYNFLYNFISIVKESGVKIFIIHARNGILKGLSPRQNRNIPPLKYDYVYKLKRDFPELKIIINGGIKTIENTIEHLRNVDGVMIGRAAYDNPFMLSEIDSNIYGDHKKTVSKIDIFNKYMDYVEKKQSEGHELSRMLKHIFGLSRGNKNAKLYRLKIIEIMQNKDLKNNRSELQKLLVN
- a CDS encoding VacJ family lipoprotein, coding for MAEVYSKTPKPIKKGVTNFFNNLEEIDTSINQLLQGKVKFFFNDFSRFIINSTIGLAGFIDVATKIGLDRHDEDFGQTLAVWGVESGPYIMLPFFGPSTLRDTLTKPVSSILSVTFHMTDTDVNITLRGIDAIETRERLIGIESLLSGDKYNFVKDAYVQSLYFEIKDGVDVEDTFIDDMDDFLID
- a CDS encoding Mrp/NBP35 family ATP-binding protein, whose protein sequence is MSIKKIIAIAATKGGVGKSTFSAGLALNLLKKYKVGILDADIYGPNQHIIFNTLNKKLEFSKDSKKILPININGLLINSMGYIVDQDIAATWRGPMLSSAIRKLLTETDWGDLDYLIIDMPPGTGDSYLTIASEIDHLETILITSKNKLSYYDLKKTISMLKKLNTNILGYVENNISNYKGPLNDEESLEFKKLGQIDFSDDLYNLKIENALHLFDDVTMKIIG
- the metG gene encoding methionine--tRNA ligase, which encodes MNTPTVKSRNILITQALPYANAPLHLGHMLEAVQTDIWSRFQNFNGNKCYFFCADDTHGTPVMLKANELGIKPEELIADVLEDHKSTYDLYSINFNNYYTTHSDENKQFSEQIYESAKKNNLISKSSVEQYFDEKEEMFLSDRFIKGTCPKCGAEDQHGDNCGVCGASYDILDLKNPISIISNSVPVRKKSDHIFFDLPQKKEMLKEFIKNVELQTSIKNKLNEWLDDDLKKWDISRDAPYFGFKIPDEIDKYFYVWLDAPIGYLASILNWADNNNLKMVDLWSEKSNYEIYHFIGKDIAYFHGLFWPALLSSGGYKLPNGINVHGFLTINGEKMSKSKGTGILAKDFANITNPETLRYYFAAKLNNKVEDIDLNFDDYTQRINSDLVGKYLNIASRSASFIKKNDNVVSENINQKIIDNLLLMKEDILDLYESKQYSKLVRIIMELADNVNKYINDEKPWKLDLKDALIVSSTSLNAFKILSVYLHPIIPNLTNDAFKFLNTKISSFNDIDERLSGHINNYKPLLNRLEHIIIPEEENMDNINLINIDHFAAVDLRVAKIIKAEHVEGADKLLQLHLDVGELGSRKVFAGIKNAYEPEQLTNKLVVLVNNLEPRKMKFGVSEGMVLASSKDNNIYLVSPDKGAEPGMKVR